Proteins encoded together in one Falco peregrinus isolate bFalPer1 chromosome 2, bFalPer1.pri, whole genome shotgun sequence window:
- the C2H4orf19 gene encoding uncharacterized protein C4orf19 homolog isoform X2, with protein sequence MGCRCCKMIQSYIFDPEEVQSPGRIHEVNSYEHNEQGGNKSKFKENSKIQECKNELQKDELNRPENRNQVNSTKETLWNHRGNDFQEDGLAKCVAKLDVAVNSGTSCAGVHSMLNPNTNTVKEASEQGTSSQSEASLVTNKDFYTKSNRSGQELELEAGRQAKAACNEPNSIQDENSGSAEDKGSAILETQDNAIQLPDVDYPQNGKQTRNYVEKYSFPVNCAHSDQNAGPSAIQDQDFCVIPPLPMKESSIEPFKTYSTSLSEGITGSITAVAVTKVAQAPTHPKYKDINGETEDEDAEVAAALAALEAATAGEDLEDDNEY encoded by the exons ATGGGGTGCAGGTGCTGCAAAATGATACAAAG CTATATTTTTGATCCAGAAGAAGTACAGTCGCCTGGACGCATTCATGAAGTAAACAGCTATGAACACAATGAGCAAGGTGGCAATAAATCCAAATTCAAAGAGAACAGTAAAATTCAAGAATGTAAAAATGAACTCCAGAAGGATGAGCTAAATAGACCAGAAAATAGAAATCAGGTAAATAGCACAAAAGAAACTCTCTGGAACCACAGAGGCAATGATTTTCAAGAAGATGGACTTGCGAAGTGTGTTGCAAAGCTTGATGTTGCAGTCAATAGTGGCACCTCCTGTGCTGGAGTGCACTCCATGCTCAACCCCAACACAAACACAGTCAAAGAAGCCAGTGAACAGGGAACATCCAGCCAGTCAGAGGCTTCTTTAGTCACCAATAAAGACTTTTACACCAAATCAAATAGGTCTGGGCAGGAACTTGAACTAGAGGCAGGTAGGCAGGCAAAGGCAGCCTGCAATGAACCAAACAGTATTCAAGATGAGAACTCTGGGTCTGCAGAAGACAAAGGAAGTGCAATATTGGAGACACAAGACAATGCCATACAACTGCCAGATGTTGATTATCCCCAAAATGGCAAACAAACCAGGAACTATGTTGAAAAATATAGCTTTCCAGTCAATTGTGCACATTCAGACCAAAATGCTGGGCCTTCAGCAATACAGGACCAGGACTTTTGTGTAATCCCACCTTTGCCTATGAAGGAGAGCAGTATTGAACCTTTTAAAACTTACTCCACAAGTTTGAGTGAGGGTATTACTGGTAGTATCACTGCTGTGGCTGTTACCAAAGTAGCGCAGGCACCCACACACCCCAAATATAAAGACATTAATGGAGAAACTGAAGATGAAGATGCAGAagttgcagcagctctggctgcactGGAGGCTGCAACTGCAGGGGAAGACCTGGAAGATGACAATGAGTACTAG
- the C2H4orf19 gene encoding uncharacterized protein C4orf19 homolog isoform X1 has translation MLHSPSLSLAFPLSLSRLKKIQMGCRCCKMIQSYIFDPEEVQSPGRIHEVNSYEHNEQGGNKSKFKENSKIQECKNELQKDELNRPENRNQVNSTKETLWNHRGNDFQEDGLAKCVAKLDVAVNSGTSCAGVHSMLNPNTNTVKEASEQGTSSQSEASLVTNKDFYTKSNRSGQELELEAGRQAKAACNEPNSIQDENSGSAEDKGSAILETQDNAIQLPDVDYPQNGKQTRNYVEKYSFPVNCAHSDQNAGPSAIQDQDFCVIPPLPMKESSIEPFKTYSTSLSEGITGSITAVAVTKVAQAPTHPKYKDINGETEDEDAEVAAALAALEAATAGEDLEDDNEY, from the exons ATGCTTCACtcaccttccctctcccttgccttccctctctctctttccagaTTAAAGAAAATCCAGATGGGGTGCAGGTGCTGCAAAATGATACAAAG CTATATTTTTGATCCAGAAGAAGTACAGTCGCCTGGACGCATTCATGAAGTAAACAGCTATGAACACAATGAGCAAGGTGGCAATAAATCCAAATTCAAAGAGAACAGTAAAATTCAAGAATGTAAAAATGAACTCCAGAAGGATGAGCTAAATAGACCAGAAAATAGAAATCAGGTAAATAGCACAAAAGAAACTCTCTGGAACCACAGAGGCAATGATTTTCAAGAAGATGGACTTGCGAAGTGTGTTGCAAAGCTTGATGTTGCAGTCAATAGTGGCACCTCCTGTGCTGGAGTGCACTCCATGCTCAACCCCAACACAAACACAGTCAAAGAAGCCAGTGAACAGGGAACATCCAGCCAGTCAGAGGCTTCTTTAGTCACCAATAAAGACTTTTACACCAAATCAAATAGGTCTGGGCAGGAACTTGAACTAGAGGCAGGTAGGCAGGCAAAGGCAGCCTGCAATGAACCAAACAGTATTCAAGATGAGAACTCTGGGTCTGCAGAAGACAAAGGAAGTGCAATATTGGAGACACAAGACAATGCCATACAACTGCCAGATGTTGATTATCCCCAAAATGGCAAACAAACCAGGAACTATGTTGAAAAATATAGCTTTCCAGTCAATTGTGCACATTCAGACCAAAATGCTGGGCCTTCAGCAATACAGGACCAGGACTTTTGTGTAATCCCACCTTTGCCTATGAAGGAGAGCAGTATTGAACCTTTTAAAACTTACTCCACAAGTTTGAGTGAGGGTATTACTGGTAGTATCACTGCTGTGGCTGTTACCAAAGTAGCGCAGGCACCCACACACCCCAAATATAAAGACATTAATGGAGAAACTGAAGATGAAGATGCAGAagttgcagcagctctggctgcactGGAGGCTGCAACTGCAGGGGAAGACCTGGAAGATGACAATGAGTACTAG